Within the Candidatus Woesearchaeota archaeon genome, the region AACGCTTATGAAGATTGATAATGACAGCAAGAAATTTTTTATTGCGGCGATTATTGTGATTGCGCTTGATTTGTTCTCCAAGATCCTGGTGCGAAATTTTATAGCATTGGGGCAGGAGATAAGGATTTTTGGGATTTTCAGCCTGACGCATACAACGAATACCGGTGCCGGCTTCAGCATTCTGCAGGGCTACAATGCAGTCTTGATATGGGTTGCTGTCATGGCAATGGGAGCTCTTGCCTATTATATCAATGAGTTTAAGGGCAAGAGTGCCGTATGGATTGGAATGGCTTTTGGCGGGATTGCAGGCAATTTGGTTGACAGAATTGCTTTTGGGAGGGTAACTGATTTTCTTGATTTTCATTATTGGCCTGTGTTCAACATAGCGGATTCAGCCCTGGTTTTAGGAGTAATCTTCTATGCATGGCAGACTATGCGGGAAAAATAAGTAGTGCCATTTAGTTCTTACATTTATTGTTAAATTTATGCTTTTTGTTAAGAGTTATATAACACAATAATTAAATGAATATACATAATAAGTATACTAATATATAAAAACATAAAATTTATATACTAGTTCTGTAATTAATATATTATGCAAAACATCCAAGTGTTTTGCGCCACCTAACCTATGCAGGAAATTTGCAAAGGTAGCAAGAAATTGCTAACAAAGCAAGAAATCCGCTATATCACATCAATGGAAGATGGGCACAACCACTATCGATTGCCTTCGTGACAATTCTGATACGTGCCGAGTCCGCCTCAGCCCATCTTCCATAATTCTAATTATGGATAATTGATTATTCAGATTGAAACAGATACCGTTAGAAATAAGATTAAACCTAGAATTCCTCGAAATCCTGCAGATTCTTCAGGTAGCCTTTCCTTTGCAGGAAATCAACCTGGGTTTTCCTGTATTTGAAAATTATATCGCCTTTGTCATCCCCGCTAAGCTCCCATGGCTCAATCAGCACAAGATCGCCTTCCCTTACCCAGAGCTTTCTCTTGAGCCTGCCGGGAATCCTGCAGATTCGCATCTTTCCGTCCAGGCAGCGCACTTTTGCCCTGCTCCCTCCAACCCTTTGCTCAAGAATGCCAAACACCTCATTTCCGCGCGGGAGTTTTACTCGCCTTATCTCTTCCTCAATCTGCTCCTGCCTTGCGAGTTCTTCCTTTTTCTTGCTCATGGCTTCCTCGGAATGCATGGGGTTTTATATATGTTTCTAATTGAAGTTTTGAATCCTAAGACAAAGGCTTTTATAGATTAATTTTTTTGACATTGAGATGCCACCCAAACCAAAGGTATACCTGGCCAATGCCGGCACAATCAAGAGATTACTGGCATTCATGCTCGATTTGTTGCTGCTCAATCTTATTGTATTGACTCCATTCCGAGGCCTGCTGAACAGCTCACTTCCAGAGGGAGACTTTGAATCAATGTACAATTTAATGCTGCAGAATGACGGCGTATACAGTACTGTTTATGCAAGCGCCGTGGCCATAGCCCTGATCATATTGTCCTATTTTGTATTTACTGAATGGAAATTGGGGCAGACGCTCGGGAAAATGATGTTTGGGCTGTTTGTTGTTGCTGAAACTAATGGCAGGCAGGAAAAACTTGACATTAAGGAAAGGGTGAAATTTTGGCAGGCTCTTGTGAGGTCTGCCTATTTTGTTCCAATATTCCCCTTGTTTTTCCTGATAATTATTGACCCGATTTACATGCTATTCAATAAGAATGGCCAAAGGCTCAGTGAAAGGCTGAGCAGGACAAGGGTTGTTGAGATGTACAGGTGGATGTAAGATGATCATTAGGTTTTTAATGTGCACAGATTTTCAATGGGCATTGGATTTTAAGGAGTGAACAATATGGCAGCGCAGAACAATATGGGAAAAAACACAGCATCGGGTGGAAAGTCCAAATGGATTTTTATTATAGGCATATTATTTATTTTATGGCTGATAAGCATTGTTGCTGCGGGCGCAATAAGCCTGTATTTTGGAGGGGATTATAGCATTGAGAGCAAGATGGGCCAGGGAAATGTGGCAGTGATTTCCGTAAAGGGCGAGATTACCGGCGATAAAACAGGCAGCTTATTGCTTGATGAAGGAACTGCGTCAACAACTGTTGTTAAGTTCATCAAGGCTGCAGACAAGGATCAGGGGGTTAAGGCCATACTTCTGGAAATCAACAGCCCAGGAGGGGCAGCGGTTGCCAGCGAAGAGATCATGGCAGCTTTTTCCAAATCACAAAAACTCAAGGTGGCTGTGATAAGGGATGTTGGGGCATCAGGAGCCTATTGGATTGCCTCACCCGCAGACAGGATTTTTGCAAGCAGGATGTCCCTGACAGGGAGCATAGGGGTCATATCCAGCTACCTCCAATTTGAAGGCACAATGCGCAAGTATGGCATCACATACGAAAGGCTCGTGGCTGGTGAATACAAGGATATTGGCTCGCCCTTCCGAAATATTACAGATGAGGAAAAGACCATGTTCCAGGAAAAAATTGACAAGATCCATGAATATTTCCTGAAAAGTGTTGCAGACAACAGGAACATGAGCAAGGAAAACATTGCAATTGTGTCGCACGGCAGCTTTTTCCTCGGGGAGGAGGCGCTGGAGTTAGGCTTGATTGATGAGATAGGCAATAAGGATGATGCTGTCAAGTATATTGAACAGGAAATCAATGCAAGCGCCAAATTGGTGCAATATGAGGAAAGAAGGGGGCTTTTCAACAGCATTATTGACACAATGTCCCACCAGTCATTTTATGTCGGGCAGGGAATTGGCTCTGTGATTTCGCGGCCAGGCATTGAGGAAAGCATTAATATCAGGACCTGATCCAGGTTAAATATTGGGATTGGAATATTGATAGAGAGGAGTGTTGCTTGTTATGGTAACAAAAGAAGAAGTGATTGAAACATTGAAAACATGCATGGATCCCGAACTGCAGATGGATGTCTGGACATTGGGATTGATATATGACATAAGCATTGCCAATGAAAGGGATGTTACCATACAGATGACTTTTACAACTCCCATGTGCCCATATGGCCCAATGCTGATGGATGAAGTGTATAAAAAAGTGCGCAGCATTGAGACAAGCAATAAAGTCAAGATTGACATAACCTTTGACCCCCCATGGAAGCCGAGCGATGAACTCAGGGCGATGATGGGCATTTAGTTTTCTAACATATGCGGCGAGAGTGGCAAAAAGTAAGCTGCCAAGAGTCAGCAGGCATCAATGCTCCTGAGAAATACGGCTAATCCTGTCATTCAGTTCGGGGATAGTGTTGCCATTGCCAGCATTGGCACCTGCATTCACGCCGAGTCCGGAATCATCCTCCACAAGCGAAACTGTCAGGAAAGTTGTCTTGCCCGGCAAAACAATGAAGTTCGCCTCATAAGAATAGTAGCCTTCAGCTGATATTGTGAGGCTGTGCCCGCCAGTAGGCAGGCCAATTATTGTCCTTGGCGAATTGCCCCTGATTTGTCCATCAATATAGAACAGTGCATCAGGGGGGTCAAATTTAATATCAAGCACACCAAATTCTGAAGAAGCTGCTGTAGCCTGGCCCTGTATCTCCTGCCCTCGCGGCACCAGGAGCACAGCGGTAATCAATGCTGCAAGCACCACTAAAACAGTAACATTGAAGGACGAATTCCTGTGTTCAGGACTGCTGCCGGATTTTTTTTGGGTTTGCTTTGCCATTCTTACCTCACCCGACCTGTTGGGTTTTTTCATTGCATGAGGCCAGATGCCCTTAATTTTCAGCTACTGCCTCTTTCACTGCCTGGAGCAGCTCATCCCTCTGGAGGTTAGGATAGCTCGCTGCCGGAAAATTATTCTTTCCTAAGTATCCGCCACCGATTTCCCAGAGTATCATGCCGCCCAGGTTATTCTTCTTGATTACCCGGACGCCATTCTTGATTGTATTGGCATCCTGGAAAGTTATGAAAATGTCATTTGCCGTGCCGGAATTGTCCATGCTGAAATATGGAGCCTGATTGTATTGGTCGTATTTGATGTATTGCGGATACTTGTCAAGATAGCATTTTCTAATGGCAAAATACCTGGATTCAACTGCATTCCTGATCGTGCAGTCAGTTTGGCCTGCTTTCCCAACTGACAGCCATGTTGGCACAGTGCTCCATGTTTCACGAGGATTCAGCAGCCCATTTGTGCCAGCTGAATTCACTCCGCCCTGCCAGTAATGGCCATTGAAATCAATCCCGCCGCCAAGCTTATTTCGCGGGATCCCATAGCCAAGATATTCATTGATTTTTTTCTCAACGGTATTCATGCAATCGGCTTTGCCCACCCTGTAGTCAACAGAACTGCAGGAGCCATCCGGGTTCTTTACATTCTCAGCGGCATTGTTGTGCCACATCTTGCCCCACCAGGTGCCCATGAGATCATAGGACATTATGTTAAGCTGGTCGATATATTGATGCGATTGGCCCCAGTACGTACCGGCAAAGCCCATTGCAGCAGTTATGATGGGCCGTTTTGTATTATCATAATAGGCATACTGTTGATTGAGCCTATTCCTAAGCTCCTGGGCAAATAGAGGCAGTGGCGGGCCCCAGACAGACACTGTACCGCCTTCTGGGTCCAAATCAATGCCATCAAACTGGTATTTGTTCATGAAAGCGACCAAGTTGTTAATAGCCTTGGTTCGCAAGGCCGGGTCAGGCATGACCTCATCCCAGCCTCCTTTGCCAGCGCCTCCAACACTGAAAAGAACTGGCTTACCGTGCGCATGGGCTGCCTGGACAATAGTCCTGAGCCTCAAATCAACCCAATTTCCATAGGGATTCGTATCCACATTACAGCAAGTGCCGTCTATATTAATGCTTGTTGCAAAGAATATCAAGTGCGTAAATGCGTCCCAGTCGATTTCGTCGACTGTCAGCGCACCTTCATTTGAAGCAGTGCCGGGAATATTAAGCTCCCATGATGGGAGATAGGCAGTGACCCACAGGCTGGAGTTGGTAATATTAGGAGGGGGCGGCACGCTGGATACTGTTACAAGGATTGCACTGGATGATGCAGAGTTGCCTGCTGCGTCAAATGCCTTTGCTGAAAGAGTCTTGCTTCCTGAAAGGCCTGCTGTGTTCCATGCAAAATTATAAGGCGAGGAAGTGTCAGTGCCCAGCAGGGTTGAGCCAAGATAGAACTCGACTCTTGTGACGCCGACATTGTCCGATGCTGTTGCTGCAAGATTAACAGTGCCTGAAACAGTCTGGCCATTGGCTGGATAAGCCAAGCTGACACTTGGAGGCGTTGTATCTGTAACTGAGGTTGATTTTGTAACTCGGACAGCTGAACTTGATGCAGTGTTGCCAGAAGTGTCCACTGCCACTGCGCTCAGGAAATAAGTTCCATCTGATAATCCTGAAGTTGACCATTGTATGCTGTAAGGCGAGGCTGTGTCTTCGGCTATTAGCGTTGTGTCGCGGTAGAATTGCACTTTCGCAATTCCAACATTGTCTGATGCTGTTGCGCTTATGGCAACTGTGCCGGAAACAACGCTTCCCATGGTTGGTGTTGTGATTGAAACAGTTGGTGGCGTTGTGTCAGCTGGAGGCAAGTTAGACACTGAAAAGCTTGAGGCTTCTTCAATTATTGAGCCTGTTGAAGTTGTTATAACTGCCTTGATTTGCCGTGGGGAAGGCCCTGTGACAGCCCAGGGTATTGCAAGAGCTGCATCCCCTCCCTGGAAATCCCAGGGAGCAGCGCCCTCATCCTTAACATAAGTGTTGTCAATGTAAAATGAGATTCGGGTGATTCCTGTTTCAGGTAAGACAAAGATGTAGGCATTTGTGCCTGCGCTTAGAGTAGCCCCATTTAATGCCTTGGCTGAAGCCCTGTCAGCGGAAAGGCTGTACAGGATGTTATAATCAGTCGGTGGGATGTCATTGCATATTCCATTGCTGCACATCTGGTTTGCTGAGCACAAAGCTGTTGAGCTCCATTCCAGGCATGAATCAGGGTCATAATTTCCGCATGTTTGGACTCCACTGCCTGAGCACTGCTTTGCGCCGGCTGTTGAACATTGGTTAGTGCAGGGCGGCACAACACCGCCTGATTTTGCGTTCATAATCGCATTGTGGTCGATTATTATGTACTCATCAGATGCACCTTCCCTTATCTGCATCCCATTATTGCTCAGCCACCAGCCAGGCACTTCAGTTGCGCCATACTGCCATAGGAAGGCACCGCCATACGCATCTTCTTGCTCTACCACATCAAGCCAGGAGATATATTCCGTATGATCAGTCTTGTAGCCATATTCCCCCAGTATCACCGGCTTGTTCAATTCAGCTGACACCTCAGCATGGTCCCTAATCCAATTTATTGAATCATCATGAGTCATTCTCCAGCCGTCATCTGGGTACATATGGAGCTGGCCAAAGTCTATTTCCGGAATTGCGGTATTAAGGTAGAAGCTTGACCCCTCATCTCCGCCCATGACCCAATTTGCAAGGCTGCTGTAGGTGGAATATTTGCTATTATACGGGCTTCCGTCAAACCCTTCCTCACCGGTTGTGACCAGATGCTTTGAATCAATTGATTTTATGTATTTGGCAATGTCCCTGTAAAAATCCCTAAGCACAGTTCGGTCAGCATAGACAAACCTGGCTTCATTGACAATTTCCCATGCCATTATTGCAGGGTCATCCTTATACTTGATGCCATTGTATGTATTAACCCGGTTAAGCATGACAGATATGTGATTCTTGAAAAGCTGCCTCACATCAGGGTCCGTATAGAATAGGGTCTTCTCTCCTGTTTTGCCGGCCCAGCCAACATAAGTTGCAATGCTTCCATATTCCTTGTTGGCATTGACAAATGGGAGTATGAGCTTGATATTGCGCTTGCCAGCCTCGGCAATCACATAATCCAGGGCCTTGAAAGTGTTTTCATCGTAAATGCCTGCGCTTGATTGGAGTGTCACCGAGCCAGGATCAGCAGGGCCATCAGCGAATGCCCAAGTTCGTATTACACGTATTCCAATTTCATTTGACCTATCCAGCTGCTGGAGGACTGCATTTTGGTACCCCAGCGCTTTTGCCTGCATGAGGAAATAAGCGTTATTTCCTCCGAAATAGAATGGCTTGCCGTTGAGCATGAAATTTGTTCCGCTCACTGTTACAAAGCCGCTCAGATTAACAATCGGAGGGGTAATGCATGATCCAGCCTGGCATATTTTTCCAGCTGTGCATGATGTCCACTGTCCATTCTGGCAGTATTCGTTGGGATTGGCTGGATTGCATGTAAGGCCTGTACAGGCTGTAGGTGTTTTGCAGGCACCGTTTTGGCATATTTGCCCTGATGCGCAGGCTGACCATTGGCCATTGAGGCAGTATTGACTGCTGTTTGCCGGATTGCAGGATGGCGCATTACAGGTTTGAGGTGGCACGCTTATTACACTAATTGATACAGGAGATGATGTTCCGACATTGCCAGCAGCATCATAAGCCTTTGACACTAAAATTTGCGTGCCGGACAATCCAGCTGTGTTCCATGAGTATGAATAAGGCGAGGATGCGTCAGCGCCCAAAAGTGTTGTGCCCCTGTAGAATTCCACTTTTGTGACAGCTTTGTTGTCTGACGCGGAGGCAGATATTGTGGCAATGCCTGACACGGTCGCGCCTGAAGTTGGAGAGGCAATGGAAACTGAAGGTGCAATTTGATCTTCTACAACCGGGCCTGACTCGCCTGTAAACTTGATATTGTCAATAAAAAAGATTCTTGTTGCGCCATTGAACTCCTGGACATAAAATGATGTAATGCCGTAATTATTGGGATTTAGCTCGCTGAGCGGGATGGAAATTGTGTTCCACGTGTTCGCAGCAATTGTTCTTTGAGAACTAGGGAATGCCAGGCCATCATCATTTTCCATCCTGACATTGATTTTTCCTCCTGTGGTGCCGCCATGTATCATGAATTCAAAGTTTTTGTATTGAGCCGGAAGTATATCCTGGCCAAGACCCCATGGCCCATTCCTAATCCTTAGCGCGCCCCATGGACCAAGAGAGGATTTGATACTATACGAATCTGAGAATACTGTTTCAGTGCTGGAATATTCAATGGACGCCCCCCATGGAGCGCTATACCAGGGTGAGTTCAGTGCATCTGAATAGACAACAAGTTCTTTGGTTTCAGTTGGAATTACAGCACAATTTCCAGATTGGCAGGTTTGCCCTGAGGGGCATGAGGCCCATTGGCCGTTCAGGCAGTATAGATTGGTGGTTGTTGGATTGCAATCACCTGATTCACAAACTGCAGGAGTCACACATTTCCCCTCAGCGCATATCTGGCTGGAGGAACAGGATGCCCATTGGCCGTTCAGGCAATACTGCTGCCTGTTGGCAGGATTGCATGTATTGGCATTGCAAACTGATGGTTTTACACAAAGGCCGCCATCGCAAACAAATCCGGATGAGCATGCTGTCCATTGGCCATTTGCGCAGTATTCGCTTTTATTTGAAGGGTTGCAGGAAGGTGAGCTGCATTCTGCTGCAGGCGGCATCGTGCATCTTCCGGCGTCACATATCTGATTTGTCGTGCAAGAAGCCCACTGGCCATTGAGGCAATACTGCTGCCTGTTGATGGGGTTGCATGCCCCTGCTTCACAAACAGGATGTACAGCACAAATCCCGCCGAGGCAGGTCTGGCCCTCCGGGCATTTAACCCATTGGTTGTCCAGGCAGTAATGCTCTGCAGAGTCAGGATTGCAAGATGGCACCGCACATTGGGTGTAGGGTGCGTATTGGATTGTAACTGCTGCCGTATCCGAAGAGGCGCTGTAAATATCAGTTGCCTGTGATTCAATTGTATTGCTGCCTTCAGCAAGACTGACAGTTGTGCTCCATGATGCGGTCTTGCCGGAAAGCTGGATGGTTTTTTTAACAGCATTGTTTACCTTGACATCGACCTTGCTCAGCCCATTATCGTCAGTAGCTGTGCCAATCACCGCCACTGCAGATGTAGTGAATGTCTCGCCAGTAGTGGGGGAGCTTATCATTATTCTCGGTGGATTTGCTGTGCCCAAGGTGTCAAGCTCCCCTATTTCGATATTGTCAATCCTGTAGCCGCTGGTTGTTCCGCCAAGGCTAGAAACGTATTCAAATGAGATGAAATTCCTGCCGTCCCTAAGCATTTGCCTGCTAAGCGGAATGACTGCTGTTTTTGTTTGCATATCGCCGACAATTGAGCCAGGAAGATTCAACGCATAGCCATTTATTTTTAAGCGGGCTTCATTCAGGGAATCTATGTCATAGGCTGTTATCAGTATTGCTGGCTGGCTGATGGCTGATGGATCCAAATAAGTTATGTAGCTTTTGACTGTCCCGACTGTTGTTCCAAAAAAATTCAAAGGCAGGGTGTTTGTGGTCTTGCGGATTTCAGTATCAATGGATGCCTGCGTTATTCTGAAACCATATGTCGAGCCGCCCAAATCCGATGAATATTCAATTGTCAGGTCATTGAGGCCGTCCTTGAGGTGGGTTGCGCTGATTGGGATTTCAGCAGTCATGGTCTTTTCATTTGAGTATATTGCTGACGGCAGAGACATCTCATAGCCATTGACATATACCCTGGCTTCAGCAGCGGAATCAAGGTCATATGCAGATAATGTCAAGGTCGGCTCAAGGGTCTCGTCTGCATTGTATTCAAAGCTTGTGGACATCTGGGTGCCGACCGGCTTTCCATAGAAGTCAAAAGGAATTCTGTCAAAAGCTTTGGCGCCCAGGACAATTTTGTAAATCCTGAAGCCAGTTGTTGTTCCATCGAGATTGCTTGCAAATTCAAACGTGACTTCATTGACCCCGTGCTTGAGAACCGACTTGGGGATTGGGACTGTTCCCTTTATTGTATTTTGGTCAGAGAATATGTTCGCTGGCAGTGGTATAAGGTTGCCATTGACATACATCTTGGCTTCAGCTTTTGCGTCGAGGTCAAATGCAGCAAGGGTGATATATGGCTCAACTGCTGTGTCCAGGTTGAATTTCAATGGGACAGTTTTCTTGGTTCCGACCGGCTGGCCAAAGAAATCCAAGGGCAAGATAGAATAGGCAGCAATGCTTCCACCAGCTGTTGATTCGCCAAGGCATTTGCCATCCCCACACCCTTTGGCGCAATTGAACAGTTGCATGTTATATGCCCCATTCTGCAGACAGGTGTATTCCTGCAAAGCATTGGCATTTGACTTGGAGCAGGAATCAGAAATTTTGAAAGGCTTGCCGCCAAGCGCGCCGGAAACAGTTCCCCTTTCATAGTAGGATAATCCGCCGTCACTGTCATCGCAATATGTCATCGACTTGTTCAAATCGGCAAGCGAGGCAACGACATTGAAGCGGGAGCTGGTGCCGGTCAGCTGGTTTCCAGAAGGTTCGCGCGCAATTATGATAATTTTTCCAGAGCCAAGATATAATGCCTTCAGGTCTTCAGGGATGTACCAGTCATAATAATTGCTGTCAGCTATATTGCTTGCAATAGTGTATGGCGCGAGTTGTGCAAGGCTGCATGGCGGATCCATGTCAAGGCAGGCTGGGTACACGGGCTCAAGCACAACGGATATCAGAGTTCCCTCTGCAAGCGCATTGGAAATCCATTGAATCCTGTACCCACGGCCTAATTGCCATATGCCATTTTCCTTAGGCGAGAAAACTTGGATGTACTTTGCGCTGCTGTCTGTTCCTGTATCCATGCCAGTGTTGGTTCCGGATGTGCCTTTTATCAAAGTAGCTTCAACAGTGGTAACATCGTTATAGATGACTTCTACGGTCCGCATATAGTCCTGGTAGCCATCCATCGACAGTTTGAGCTGGTAAGGGCCAGTTGGCATGCTGGTCAATTTCAATGGAGTCCTGCCCTGGTATTTTCCATCAAGATAAATGTCTGCGGCATTGGGCACAGAAGTTATGAACAGGCTGCCTTTCCTGGAAGTCAGCTCAGCCTTGATAGTTGTCTGCTGGCCAGCGTTTAGGTAAAGCGTTTTCTTGTAGTCAAAATGATTGGTCTTTTCAATCCGAAGTGAATGCTTGCCTTCGGCCAAGCCGGATATTTCAAGAGGGGTTTTGTCGGCCAATAATGTTTCATCCAGGTATACATTTGCGCCGTCGGGAACTGATTGGACAATAAGCGATGCCCCATTTTCAACTGCAACCAAATTTCCTGTGATCCTGTCAAAAGTCACTTTATTTTCCGGAGGGGAGCAAGCGGACAGGAGAATTAGCAAAAAGGAAACAGCGACGAGGCTAAGATATGCTTTTTTCATCTTTTGAACCAGCCCTTTTTTCATGCCAGACCGTGCATGCCAAGCAATATTGGCATGGCGCCACACTAATAATTTTCAACCCTGTATTGAACCCTAGCTCATATTAACTGTAAAGTCATTTACATTTGATATAATTGCATATATCAGTTTACTAATCTGTATATAAATATTTTGGTGGTTATGGCTGTAAACAGAACCGGTGGTTATGCGAATAAAAACAACCCAGAAGAGATTGAAAATAACAAAAAAAGAAAACAGGCAGGCAAATTGGGCCTGCAAATATTATTCTGCTTAATAGCCGTTTCCTGGCTAGCCTTTGACCATGTCTGCATTAATTTCAAGGACCTGGCCGGGCTCAAGCGTGAATTCCTGGACAAAATCCGCGTACAGCGGCTTGCTTACAGTGAGTGAATAATTGCCGGGCTTCATCCTGATGATGTTCACAGGAGTAAGGTCTTCACGGACCAGCTCATTTGTAGCTGGGTCATAAAGCTTGGCCGAGGCAACTATTGCAGTCCCGTTTTCAGTTGCTGTAATGGTCACATTGGTGGGGGGAATGACTTTTAGGTCTCCGTGAAAGCTGGAAACTTTTCCTGCGCTTACAACAACAATTCCCGTATAATCATAGTAACCCGACTTGGTCAGGCGGATATTGTGCTGGCCAGGTGAAATCCCCGGGATTCTGATATTGGTTGTGCCCTTGATGCCGCCGTCAATATATACCTGCGCCTGTGCCGGATTTGAGGTTACGCTGAGGTTTCCATATGTTATTCCGCCCTCGGCCACAGCCATAGTAAGGTTCACCGAAAGGCTTGTAACCTGGTCTTTCAGGATTGAAACTGATGCGTAATGCTCAACATAGCCTTCCTTGATTATTTTGAGATTGTAATCGCCCGCTTCAAGGGAAATTTTTGTTGGTGTGGTGCCAATGACTTCATCGTCGACAAGAATGTCAGCGCCATCGGGAATGCTGGTGATATCCAGATCCCCCCTGTATTCAGGCTGCTGAACGACAATTGTCTCCTCGCCTCCGGTTTTGGTGTCATCTGCCGGCGGAGTCTCTGTCTGTGTCTTCTGAACTGCGCAGCTTGCCATTAAAACAACAAGAGCAAAAGCCACGAGATGCAATATCCTTATGTTTCTGAAAATATTTTTCATCAAACATCCCCCCAATTCGGTATTAAATAAATCTGCTGTGTAATATTATATCTGTGTAATATTATATTAATATGACAGAGGGTATTAAAGATTTTGCTTTTGTATCGGGCCTTGTCCGGCCTGATTGCCTTCGGGCAAGAATAATCATTTCTTTGCCCTGCTTTTTGCAAGCATTGCATTGGGCTTGTCTGCCCTGTAGGCAATGCTCGTCTTGAGGATGCCTTCCGCGACATCATCAAGGTTCACAACTGGCTTCTGGAATTTGTAGACGTCATCGATGCCTATCCTTGGACAGGCTGTGTTGACCCAGCATTGGACAAACGGAAAATTCTCAAGCTGCGAGAAATCCACGTTGTTGTTGATTATAAAGTAGAAATTCTTTTTTGGGTAAAGTTCTTTCAATTTCATTGCATATTTCAGGAAATTCTGGCCTGGCTTGGTGGAAACAAGGACTCCGATGTTGTCTGCTGCGTGAAACTTCAGGATGCCTCCTTTTTTCCGCTTCAGCTTATCCGCGACGATTTTGGTGTCCAGCATTTCCCATTTCTTATTGTCGCCGAAAGGGTCAAAAATGAAAACGGGCTTGTTGTTTTCAACAACAAGCGTCTGGGGGTGGAATACGCCGTCCCCGACATACAGGAATGCATCAAATTTTTCATTGAACTTTTTTATTCCGCAGCCCAGGAGCTGGCCGGGATATTTTGAATGGGGGG harbors:
- the lspA gene encoding signal peptidase II, which translates into the protein MKIDNDSKKFFIAAIIVIALDLFSKILVRNFIALGQEIRIFGIFSLTHTTNTGAGFSILQGYNAVLIWVAVMAMGALAYYINEFKGKSAVWIGMAFGGIAGNLVDRIAFGRVTDFLDFHYWPVFNIADSALVLGVIFYAWQTMREK
- the eif1A gene encoding translation initiation factor eIF-1A, translating into MSKKKEELARQEQIEEEIRRVKLPRGNEVFGILEQRVGGSRAKVRCLDGKMRICRIPGRLKRKLWVREGDLVLIEPWELSGDDKGDIIFKYRKTQVDFLQRKGYLKNLQDFEEF
- a CDS encoding RDD family protein, with amino-acid sequence MPPKPKVYLANAGTIKRLLAFMLDLLLLNLIVLTPFRGLLNSSLPEGDFESMYNLMLQNDGVYSTVYASAVAIALIILSYFVFTEWKLGQTLGKMMFGLFVVAETNGRQEKLDIKERVKFWQALVRSAYFVPIFPLFFLIIIDPIYMLFNKNGQRLSERLSRTRVVEMYRWM
- the sppA gene encoding signal peptide peptidase SppA; amino-acid sequence: MAAQNNMGKNTASGGKSKWIFIIGILFILWLISIVAAGAISLYFGGDYSIESKMGQGNVAVISVKGEITGDKTGSLLLDEGTASTTVVKFIKAADKDQGVKAILLEINSPGGAAVASEEIMAAFSKSQKLKVAVIRDVGASGAYWIASPADRIFASRMSLTGSIGVISSYLQFEGTMRKYGITYERLVAGEYKDIGSPFRNITDEEKTMFQEKIDKIHEYFLKSVADNRNMSKENIAIVSHGSFFLGEEALELGLIDEIGNKDDAVKYIEQEINASAKLVQYEERRGLFNSIIDTMSHQSFYVGQGIGSVISRPGIEESINIRT
- a CDS encoding DUF59 domain-containing protein, encoding MVTKEEVIETLKTCMDPELQMDVWTLGLIYDISIANERDVTIQMTFTTPMCPYGPMLMDEVYKKVRSIETSNKVKIDITFDPPWKPSDELRAMMGI
- a CDS encoding PEGA domain-containing protein — its product is MAKQTQKKSGSSPEHRNSSFNVTVLVVLAALITAVLLVPRGQEIQGQATAASSEFGVLDIKFDPPDALFYIDGQIRGNSPRTIIGLPTGGHSLTISAEGYYSYEANFIVLPGKTTFLTVSLVEDDSGLGVNAGANAGNGNTIPELNDRISRISQEH